In Dehalococcoidia bacterium, the genomic window AGCTGGCCGTCCTGCAGCCGCGCGCGCGATTCGCCGGCGACAAAGCGCAGCAAGACCGGCAGCAGCCGCGCGAGCGCCTCGCCCCGGCGGGCTGCGAGCGCCGCGTCCAGCTCTTCCGAGACCGAACGCAGCGCCTGCCGCGCCAGCTCGACAGGGACGGCCGCCGCCCAGTTCCGGCTCGTGCCGGCGCTGCCGTTGCCCCTGAGCATGGGCGCCACGTCAGCGAGCAAGGCGTCGAACTCCTCCGCGGGCGCGCCGATCAGGTCGTCAAGCGCCGCCAGCGCGCGCTCGATGGCGCTGCGCAGCCGGTCTTCGGCCGGCACGCGTTCGAAACCCAGGCCTGCCAGCCTCTCACGCATCGCCCGCAGGTCAATGCCGGGGTCCGGAGGCGCGGCCGGCGGCGAGACCTCGAGCATCTCGGCGATCGCCCCCTGACGCCACAGCTCCGTCGCCAGCCGCTCGATGTCCCGGGTCGTGAGGCCCAGCGCCAGGGCGCGGCCAAAGGCCGCGCGGCAGTCGGGCTCGGAGCCAGCCTCCTCGAGAAACGAACGCCACCGCTCCTGGAAGCGACGCTCCGCGGCCAGTTCGTCCTGGACGCCGAAGCTGGGGTCGATGCCCTGTTCCGCCGCGAAGGTGCGCAGGACCTGGAGCGCAAAGGCGTGGATCGTCGATATCTGGGCCCGGTCCAGGCCTTCGAGGGCCGCTACGAGCAGTTCCGCGTTGCCCTCACCGGCACGCAGACGACGTTCGAGCTCGGCGCGCACGCGGTCCCGCATCTCGGCCGCTGCTTTCTCCGTAAAGGTGATGGCAACAAGCTCTTCGACCCGCCGCCCGGCCAGGACCAGCGCCACGTAGCGTTCGACTAGTACTCGCGTCTTGCCCGTGCCGGCCCCGGCCTCGACGAAGAGAGTCTCGTCCAGCTGTTGCACGATGCGCTGGCGCGTCTCCTCGTCCTGCCGGAGGTGGAAGTCCCGGTCGCCGCTCACGGCCCAGCCTCATCGCGAGCAACTCGCGCTACGCGCCGCCAGGGGTCCAGCGCCGCATCCCCAGCCTTCGCCTGAAACTCGTACACTCGCCGGCGCGAGCAGATGCGGTCGAAGTCGCAGAAGCGGCAATTGCTGAAGCCCGCGCGCTGGGACGCGCCGACGCGGAAGTCCTCCTCGTCGCCGGGCACCGCGGGGAAGGCGCCCGCGCGCACCCCGTCCAGGATTGCCCCCAGGGTGCGCTCGAACCGCTGCCGGTTCGCCTCCGAGTCCAGGTAGTGCACCCGCTTGAATTCGCCGCGTCTGCTCACGAACCAGTACAGGGCCCGCACCTCCTCCGCCGACCCCGCCGCCAAGGCGTAGACCGGCAACTGCAGCTTGGTGCCTCCGGCGAACGGGTCTGCGTCCGACAGCTTCTCGAACTCGGACGCCGACCCCGTCTTGTAGTCGATGACCCAAGCGCGCCGGCCGTCCGGTGTCATGTCCAGGCGGTCGACGATGCCCGAAAGTAACGCCTCGCCGGCGCGGGTCGGCTGCAGGCGCTGCTCGAAGGCGGCCGGGACCGCTCCCGTCTCGGCGCGGAACTCGTTGTCGTGTTCCAGGAAGGCGGCGAGGTCCGCGCGCAGCGAGCCGCGCTCGAAGTCGGCATAGACATCGAGGCCGGCGCGGCCCAGGCCCCGCAGGCGCTCGTACTCCTCGTCGAAGACCGCGAGCAGAGCATCCAGGTCGGACCGCGTCCACCTTTCGTAAGGCCGCGGCCGGCCGCGCTCCTGCTCACGCCGGAAGAAGCGCTCGAGCGCCCGGTGCACCAAGAGCCCGCGCTCGGCCGCGCCCATGGTCTCGCCCTCTTCTGGCTCCTCCACGCCCTTCAGGCGGAGCACGGAGGCAAGGAAGTACCGGAAGCCGCAGGCTCCGTAATACTCGAGAATGGTGGGAGAGAGCGTCACGCTCAGCGCGGGCCCGACCAGGCCGCTGAGGCCAGCAAGGTTGCCGTCGAACTCCGTGAAGCTGCTGCCGCGCCGCGACCGCAGCAGCATTACTGGCCGCTCCAGCTCGCCCGCGGGTGGCAACGCGCCAGCGCGGCGGGCAATCACCGCCTCGCGCAGGCGCACCTCCCAGCGGTTCACCGGCGGGCCGACCATCGCCGCGGCGAGAGGTGAGGCTGGCCGCACCAGCCAGTCCCTTGGCCCGGCGCGCCGCAGTCCCCCCGCGGAAACGATCCCTGCATCCCGCTCTCGCGCCGCCTCGACCATCGGCGACGAGGGATAGTAATCGCGGGTGCCATCAGCGGCCTGCAGGGGACAACTCCACGTCAACGTACCGCCGGAGGCGGCGGACCGAAGTCGCGCCGCTGCCTCGCGCGCCAGTGCCAGCCGGCGCGAGAGGTCATCGGCGAAGGGGTGCGTCTGCCTCAAGCGCGCCCAGGTCTCGTCCTGGACCAGCGGTTCCGTTTCGGCGGCCGCGGGGAAGGCGCCTTCGAATGCGCCACATATGAACACGAAGGAAAAGCTCAGCCCGGCGGCCAGCCGATAGTCCGTGATGAGGACACCCTGCCCGAAGCGGCCTCGACGAATGCTCGCCGCCGCGAGGTTCGCCTCCAGTGCCTGGGAGAACGACGCCAGGTCGAACTCGCCGCCCAGGGCGTCGATGGTGCCGAGCTGGCGGACCTCCTCCTGCAACTCCGCGAAGCCTTCTGCATCGGGCGCCAGGTAGTCTTGGAGGACCGCCAGGAATGCCGGTATGAAGTCGCGCGCCGGCTGGCGGCGGCGCAGCGGCTCCAGTCGAGCGCCCAACGCCGCCACCACCTCGCCCAGGTTCAGCGCGCCCTCGATGTCCGCCTCTGCCAGGCGCCGTCGTCCTTCGCTTACGTCGGCTTCCGGGGCCAGCGCGTCCTCACACTCGCGCCGGAAGAGAAGCAGCGACTCCTGCCAGTGCTCGAGGCCGCGCCCGGCCCCCGCCTCCCTGGCGATTCGCCGCCACTGGCTGACGCGCGGCGCTGCCTGGCCGCCAGCGGACGGGAGAGAGCCCCTGAGGGGCGCCAGGCTCAGGAACTCGAAGACTGCTTCGCGCCGATAGTCCGCAATCGGCAGCCGCGCCAGTGCGAGGACGGCCCGGCCCGCAGCTGTCTCGTCCAGCGGCATCCCCGGCATGCTCGCCGTCGGGATGCCGGCAGCCTCAAAAGTCTGCTGCAGCAACGCGCGATAGGCCCTGTCTCCGCCGTAAAACACGGCGACCTGGTCCAGGCGCGCGCCGCCTTCCAGTGCTTTCAGCACTTCGCGCGCGACCAGCGAGGCCTCCGTTGTTGCGTCGGGGGCCAGTATGAAGCGCTGCTCTGCCCTGCCGGCAGGTTCGGCGACCTCCTCGTACGCCGGGGCGACG contains:
- a CDS encoding PD-(D/E)XK nuclease family protein, with amino-acid sequence MTVIVPSRLAALQLRRRLAAHGPYAGVRFEVVSRVAELIAAADLARAGIRPLARPIGDYAAALVARESKGALSAVAELPGYARALRHTFLRLRRAGFKTAADIPYVSEGGRLDEVARLYGRFREMTAAFYDAEDLLEAAAARLRAAPERVLPELGRVYVLPPARRSAAEADFLDAVRGVAPAYEEVAEPAGRAEQRFILAPDATTEASLVAREVLKALEGGARLDQVAVFYGGDRAYRALLQQTFEAAGIPTASMPGMPLDETAAGRAVLALARLPIADYRREAVFEFLSLAPLRGSLPSAGGQAAPRVSQWRRIAREAGAGRGLEHWQESLLLFRRECEDALAPEADVSEGRRRLAEADIEGALNLGEVVAALGARLEPLRRRQPARDFIPAFLAVLQDYLAPDAEGFAELQEEVRQLGTIDALGGEFDLASFSQALEANLAAASIRRGRFGQGVLITDYRLAAGLSFSFVFICGAFEGAFPAAAETEPLVQDETWARLRQTHPFADDLSRRLALAREAAARLRSAASGGTLTWSCPLQAADGTRDYYPSSPMVEAARERDAGIVSAGGLRRAGPRDWLVRPASPLAAAMVGPPVNRWEVRLREAVIARRAGALPPAGELERPVMLLRSRRGSSFTEFDGNLAGLSGLVGPALSVTLSPTILEYYGACGFRYFLASVLRLKGVEEPEEGETMGAAERGLLVHRALERFFRREQERGRPRPYERWTRSDLDALLAVFDEEYERLRGLGRAGLDVYADFERGSLRADLAAFLEHDNEFRAETGAVPAAFEQRLQPTRAGEALLSGIVDRLDMTPDGRRAWVIDYKTGSASEFEKLSDADPFAGGTKLQLPVYALAAGSAEEVRALYWFVSRRGEFKRVHYLDSEANRQRFERTLGAILDGVRAGAFPAVPGDEEDFRVGASQRAGFSNCRFCDFDRICSRRRVYEFQAKAGDAALDPWRRVARVARDEAGP